AAGTGCCTTGCCTGGTTTAACGGATACTATAAAAACCCAACCAGTGTATTTCGTGAAAGGGACGAAGAAAAAGGTCTTATCAGCGGTGTGGCACGTTTCCAGATCAAGAGCTTAAATCCCAAAACAGGCACGAAAGACAATGCCGGCCTGGTGGTATACGATATCAGCGTAACATGCAAGGAAAATGGTTACAGCTACCGCATCGAGAAGATCAATTGGAAGCAGGCTTCTTATTATGGAATCGAGAAATGGTTTGATAAGGATGGTCAGTACTACAAATCGGAGTATGTGGATTTTCTGGAACAAACGGATACATTCCTGAAGGAACTCATCGCAGACCTGGAATCACATATGGCCGGTTGATCAAAGTCGGATTCCGATCACCAGGATATCATCGATCTGCTCTTCCGAACCTTTCCAGTCAAGAAACCTGTCCTCAACAGCTTT
This portion of the Flavobacteriales bacterium genome encodes:
- a CDS encoding DUF4468 domain-containing protein, coding for MKKNFFACLFVFIGLCLATMPASAQKKKDKDSEPEKEAPEMPRENDLIVYKGEQAATGSQADLYKKCLAWFNGYYKNPTSVFRERDEEKGLISGVARFQIKSLNPKTGTKDNAGLVVYDISVTCKENGYSYRIEKINWKQASYYGIEKWFDKDGQYYKSEYVDFLEQTDTFLKELIADLESHMAG